In Betta splendens chromosome 22, fBetSpl5.4, whole genome shotgun sequence, the following proteins share a genomic window:
- the ktn1 gene encoding kinectin isoform X4, producing the protein MGRLAMAMDIYDSQYLLILAPSLVIALMFLFFWLFMKETSYDEVLAKQKRDLKLPSSKPDTRKKNEKKKSKKKESVSAGGGESEEDLREFDLADVATLEEEPAPVAPPEPAPPIPTTHVPVPVSTEAPTGLRERKKKDKKAKAAAAAAAATPTPTPTPPIPVPSEQPEVNGSKPVSHKAETAFASSRQPSLHSPQLEVQSPVQTTSASLQGQTPPQITGKKKDKKKQKAESGNDQQPELKAVQAPPPVKKEAPISSETKVLDGATPVITTGKKKNSSKKQKTEPADETRVVTDSSASSNHQTTHNDDVPSKGTGKKQKNETDKENTEVKLKELLSGLSTLTLSEAETFSVINLLREKSPNVLDAWHKSTARPDPVAQERERLLTTLQEEASIAKDKVKQLSQELQVEKQKTGRVEAMMRDQRAAMEKEMGNMQAKAQGSFQELQTMQIKFQQVREQLDSQISRLQQENGILRDAVSSATNQMESKNSAELNKLRSEYASLMKEMADHKGKLQQEEHQRKSLEVGYKQNVSQLEAQLQDAKRRWEELQNYIHSVNSEREKLQASKQELHNQLMEAETEMNSKNKEIQSLHSSLTEAMVAKERVEQRVLELMEMTKHSMPDDSLQAQVQELLNENKNLVVQNEQMQAQISSQATHVSHIEELQKLLADKELKRKSLEDSLNAERSSGASRETNMQALHNDNMSLKAEVQKLQAQISKQTDSQRALDVYQKSVREKEENMKTVEGLLEKGLIEVANKEEELKAIRKENGELKQELEGLKRKETQWATSEFIVEELQTKIQEKEVQLKSMEENLQAARDSSSARGKTVEALEQQLATLQAELEQLRQREKLEELTSSGTQLQELEAQLVTKSQEIQKLQVELDSRTKELSEKVAQIHQQQSQAAVPSPELLTALSLKEKQVSDLHVELAEMKDSLELHRKKNNELREKNWSAMEALSATESMLQGKLSKAVKEHQTVLAVCQAECRDVLHRLLPHVPLPTEQNHHEWLHRFERAVAESAAVHSTSASNSEALAEKLKEAEETQKILQKDCETYKKVLAETEGILQRLQSSVEQEESRWKVKLEVSQTELKEMNQKVTALEQEIERLTDGAELENLKREKLHLECELERAERESATYVTEVRELKNQLTETLSKLETEESERQNVASDLYKAQQSLDLIQGELSKVTNTDDLIENTSLSSQREEIDRKEKMTAGLKQTVRELQQLLQTVSRQLTKAEEEEADKDLPKV; encoded by the exons ATGGGCCGGCTAGC aatgGCAATGGACATCTATGACTCTCAGTACCTGCTCATCCTAGCCCCTTCCCTGGTCATTGCCCTCatgttcctcttcttctggcTCTTCATGAAGGAAACCTCCTACGATGAGGTCCTGGCCAAGCAGAAACGTGACCTCAAGCTACCATCATCCAAGCCTGACACCCGTAAGAAgaatgagaagaagaaaagcaagaaGAAAGAGAGTGTaagtgcaggtggaggagagtcTGAGGAGGACCTGCGGGAGTTTGATTTAGCTGATGTTGCCACTCTGGAGGAGGAACCTGCCCCAGTGgctccaccagaaccagctccaCCAATACCAACTACTCATGTTCCAGTTCCAGTCTCAACGGAAGCTCCTACTGGTttgagggagagaaagaagaaggatAAAAAGGccaaggctgctgctgctgctgcagcagctacacCTACACCTACACCTACTCCACCTATTCCTGTCCCCTCTGAGCAACCAGAAGTGAATGGGTCCAAGCCAGTTAGCCACAAGGCAGAGACAGCGTTTGCTTCAAGCAGACAGCCCAGCCTGCACTCTCCTCAACTTgaggttcagtctccagtccaaaCCACTTCGGCTTCTCTTCAAGGTCAGACCCCCCCTCAGATCACTGGCAagaagaaggacaagaagaagCAAAAAGCAGAGTCAG GTAATGACCAGCAACCCGAGCTGAAAGCAGTGCAGGCTCCTCCACCAGTGAAGAAGGAGGCTCCCATTTCTTCTGAAACCAAAGTTCTGGATGGTGCAACCCCAGTTATTACCActgggaagaagaagaactcTTCTAAGAAGCAGAAGACAGAGCCTG CAGATGAAACTCGTGTCGTGACTGACTCGTCAGCCTCCTCCAACCACCAGACCACTCATAATGATGATGTACCATCCAAAGGAACTGGCAAGAAACAGAAGAATGAGACTGACAAAG AGAATACGGAAGTGAAGCTGAAGGAACTCCTGTCTGGTCTATCCACCCTGACTCTGTCAGAAGCCGAGACTTTCAGTGTAATAAATCTTCTTCGAGAGAAGAGTCCTAACGTCTTGGATGCCTGGCACAAA TCTACAGCCAGACCTGACCCAGTTGCCCAGGAGCGCGAACGACTTCTTACAACTCTGCAGGAAGAGGCCTCCATCGCTAAAGACAAAGTGAAACAGCTCAGCCAG GAGCTTCAAGTTGAGAAGCAAAAGACGGGCCGAGTGGAGGCCATGATGAGAGACCAGCGTGCAGCCATGGAGAAAGAAATGGGGAACATGCAGGCCAAAGCGCAGGGCAGTTTCCAGGAGCTTCAGACCATGCAAATAAAG TTTCAGCAGGTGAGGGAGCAGCTGGATAGCCAGATCAgtcggctgcagcaggagaacggCATTCTGAGGGACGCGGTCAGCTCTGCAACCAACCAGATGGAGAGCAA GAATTCAGCCGAGCTGAACAAGCTGCGCTCGGAGTATGCCAGTCTGATGAAAGAGATGGCAGATCATAAAGgcaagctgcagcaggaggagcaccaGAGGAAGTCACTGGAGGTTGGCTACAAGCAAAATGTCTCCCAGCTGGAG GCCCAACTGCAAGATGCCAAGCGACGCTGGGAAGAGCTGCAGAACTATATCCACAGTGTCAACAGTGAGAGGGAAAAGCTTCAAGCTTCAAAGCAAG AGCTCCACAACCAGCTCATGGAAGCAGAGACTGAGATGAACAGCAAGAACAAGGAGATTCAGAGCCTGCATAGCAGCCTGACTGAAGCTATGGTCGCCAAGGAGCGAGTAGAGCAGAGAGTGCTGGAACTGATGGAGATGACCAAGCACAGTATGCCAGACGACTCGCTGCAGGCCCAGGTTCAG gaacttttaaatgaaaacaaaaatcttgtGGTCCAAAATGAGCAAATGCAAGCTCAGATCTCGTCACAG GCCACTCATGTTTCCCACATTGAAGAGCTACAGAAGCT ACTGGCTGACAAGGAGTTGAAGAGGAAGAGTCTGGAGGATTCTTTGAATGCTGAGAGGAGCAGTGGGGCCAGTAGAGAAACTAACATGCAG GCCTTGCACAATGATAATATGTCACTGAAGGCAGAGGTTCAGAAACTGCAGGCACAGATTTCTAAACAG ACGGATTCTCAGCGAGCTTTGGACGTGTACCAGAAGAG TGTtcgagagaaggaggagaacatGAAAACAGTAGAGGGTCTATTGGAGAAAGGGCTGATTGAGGTGGCTAACAAGGAAGAGGAACTGAAG GCAATAAGAAAAGAGAATGGAGAACTAAAACAAGAGCTGGAGGGTCTTAAGAGAAAGGAAACCCAATGG GCAACGTCAGAGTTCATAGTGGAGGAACTTCAGACCAA AATCCAAGAGAAAGAAGTGCAGCTCAAATCAATGGAAGAGAATCTACAGGCGGCACGAGACAGCAGCTCTGCTAGAGGGAAAACAGTTGAG GCTCTAGAACAGCAGTTGGCTACCctgcaggcagagctggagcagctgagacaAAGGGAAAAGCTAGAAGAACTGACCAGTTCTGGCACCCAGCTTCAAGAACTTGAGGCTCA GCTGGTGACCAAAAGCCAGGAAATTCAGAAGCTGCAGGTTGAGCTGGATTCAAGGACTAAAGAGCTGAGTGAAAAGGTGGCGCAGATCCATCAACAG CAGTCCCAGGCAGCAGTGCCAAGCCCAGAGCTGCTTACAGC GTTGTcactgaaggagaagcaggtaTCGGATCTGCATGTTGAGCTGGCTGAGATGAAGGACTCCCTGGAGCTGCACAGGAAGAAGAACAAC GAGCTTCGGGAGAAAAACTGGAGTGCAATGGAAGCTTTGTCAGCCACCGAGTCCATGCTTCAGGGGAAACTCAGCAAAGCTGTCAAG GAGCACCAGACAGTGCTGGCAGTGTGTCAGGCTGAGTGTAGAGATGTTCTGCACAGACTTCTGCCCCATGTGCCTCTGCCCACTGAACAG AACCATCATGAGTGGCTTCACAGATTTGAGAGAGCGGTAGCTGAAAGCGCAGCTGTGCACTCCACCTCTGCATCAAACTCTGAG GCGCTGGCTGAGAAACtgaaagaagcagaggaaacacagaagATTTTACAGAAGGACTGTGAGACATACAAGAAGGTTTTGGCTGAGACG gaggGCATCCTACAGCGCCTCCAAAGCAGCGTAGAGCAGGAGGAGTCTCGCTGGaaggtgaagctggaggtgTCACAGACAGAGCTCAAAGAA ATGAACCAGAAGGTCACAGCGCTGGAGCAGGAGATTGAAAGACTGACTGATGGAGCAGAGTTGGAAAAT ctgaaaagagAGAAGCTGCACTTGGAGTGTGAGTTGGAGAGGGCAGAGCGGGAAAGCGCCACCTatgtgacggaggtcagagag CTGAAAAACCAGCTCACTGAGACTCTGTCCAAGCTGGAGACAGAAGAGAGTGAACGGCAAAACGTGGCTAGTGACTTGTATAAG GCCCAGCAGTCTCTTGATCTCATCCAGGGGGAGCTCTCAAAGGTGACAAACACTGATGACCTGATCGAAAATACCAGTTTGTCGTCACAGAGA GAGGAGATTGACAGGAAGGAGAAAATGACTGCAGGACTGAAGCAAACTGTCagagaactgcagcagctgctacaAACAGTGAGTCGACAACTCACCAAGGCGGAGGAAGAG GAGGCTGACAAAGATCTACCCAAGGTATAG